GTCACGGCCACGTTCCAGGAAACAGCCATGGCCGATATCCATCCCCGCTCCATGAGATCGATGATCAGGGGCTGCAAAGCGGATTCGGCGGCGGCATCATCCATGCCCATGATCACCGCGAGATCCTGGTTGCGTGCCGCGCGCAGGCGCCCGGCCAAGGCGCCCAGATCGACGGCGGCACCGGTTCTGGGCAACGCGGAAAAGAACTCAGCTACACTGCATCCCGGGTATACACATTGGGCGAAATTACTTCGATCGATGCGCGGCACACGGTCATGAATGGATTCCAGGCGTGTCCCCGCGGGACGGATCAGCGGGTACTTCTTGTAAGGCAATTATTATTCCTGATTTGGTCTGGCATACTTCAACACGTATTCAAACGCGCTGTACACGGTCAACACCACGGCAAAATACAGGATAATGGTGCCGGCCCAGAAAAAGAAGTTGGGCTTCGGCATCTTGGGGTGAATGATCAGTACCGAGATGCCGATAATCTGCATCAGGGTCTTTTTCTTGGCGAGCCATGAAGCCGAAAACACCGATTCCTGCACCAGCGAGTAAAACCGCAACGCGGTAATCAAAATCTCCCGCAGAATGATGATGGCCGCGACCCAGGTCTCCACGTACTGATGGTAGACCAGTGCCAGCAGCGCTGCCGCGACCAAAAGTTTGTCCGCCAGGGGGTCCAGGAACTTGCCCAGGGGTGTGATCTGGTTGAAACGGCGGGCGAAATATCCGTCCAGGGCATCCGATACGGATGCCAGGATAAACAGGGCAAAAGCAATGATCTCCTTGTTCTGCATCTCCGTCAAGAGAATCACCAGGAAGATGGGAACGAGGACGATGCGGGTAATGGTGATCAAATTGGCAGTGGTCATCGGGCCTATTCTACCCCCTCAGCTCTCGGTTTTCAATAAGCAAACAAAGAAGAAGGCAGGATACAGGTATCAGGTGTCAGGACACCAGAAGCGAGTGGCAAGTGGCCAGGGGAAACACTAAGTTGAAAGTCTAAAGTCGAAAGCAAAAACTTCAAAACCAGTAAAAATATGCTTTTTTCTACGTTCTACTTTCTACGTTCTACAGGGCGGTTCGTGAACCGCCCCCCGCCGTTTTTCCTGCCTTCCCGCCCCCTGTCTCCTTCATTCCAACTTTTCTATTCTGATCCCGTTGATCCCGCTGATGGCGCAGTCGGAAAAGAAATCCGGCCCCGGAAACAACGCCCAGGGACCTTTGTTTTCACACAATCCGCCATCCAGCAGCATGACGGCATTGCCATCGTTGCGGTTAAACACTTCGGAAGCTCCAAAAACCACGCGGTACCCGTCAACCGCGGTTACCACCAGGTAGCCGTCCAGACCACGGTAAGACTGAATCATGTCCTGAATACGATTAATAAAAACAGCCGCCTCGATGCGCCACTTCCGATCCAGGGTAAAACCCGCTTCAATGCTGTTACCGTATTCAGACTGCAGGTCCGGATTGCCTGATGAGCCATAGAGTGATTTCATGGAGGGGAAACGGGATTTGTGGGCGAAGCCGGCATGAAACGCCAGCCATTCACGGGGCATGTAACGCAGACCCAGAATGGGATTGAGACGGGATTCACTCTCTTTTGAATTCTTGTACAGGGCATCCAGGCTGACCCCCGCCACCACGGTCCAGCGGTCATTCAGACGGATATGGTCTTCGAGTCCCAGCGACAGCACGCCGCGGTTGAATTCTTCCCAGGGGTCACCGATATCTCCCTGCTGACGCACGACGTTATCATTGAAAGTCAGGTTGAACTTCAGATCATGCCCTTGAAACAGCGGATATTCACCGGAAACGATCGCTCCCAGGGAATGATTTTTGTAAGTGGATTCCCACTGCCTCTGCGCAAAGGTGAAATCCCGGTACTGATCCAGCACATTAAAGAGGCGCACATAGTAGGTACGCACCCGCAAAACACCTTGCTGAAGCAAAGAAAAGGTGCCTCCCAGGTTCAACTGCAGGCGCTGCCAATCCGTGAAACGCCAAATCCTGGCTTTCAGGTATTCGGTGGCCGCGGGAAGACCGAACTCAGATTGGTTGAACATCACCTGGGCCATGATTTCCGAGTTCTGCGAAGGCGAAAAATAGATCTTGCCGTTGAGGTTGAGGCGGTCATGGTCGCTGTTCAGGCGCAGGACCCGTCCACCGTTGCGGCGGACATCATAGCCATC
This Candidatus Aminicenantes bacterium DNA region includes the following protein-coding sequences:
- a CDS encoding TonB-dependent receptor; the encoded protein is MYGANTLGGVLNVVTRRPDQPYFSLNSSFGDNETMLINASGGAAFKRITVQVDAVLDRSDGYDVRRNGGRVLRLNSDHDRLNLNGKIYFSPSQNSEIMAQVMFNQSEFGLPAATEYLKARIWRFTDWQRLQLNLGGTFSLLQQGVLRVRTYYVRLFNVLDQYRDFTFAQRQWESTYKNHSLGAIVSGEYPLFQGHDLKFNLTFNDNVVRQQGDIGDPWEEFNRGVLSLGLEDHIRLNDRWTVVAGVSLDALYKNSKESESRLNPILGLRYMPREWLAFHAGFAHKSRFPSMKSLYGSSGNPDLQSEYGNSIEAGFTLDRKWRIEAAVFINRIQDMIQSYRGLDGYLVVTAVDGYRVVFGASEVFNRNDGNAVMLLDGGLCENKGPWALFPGPDFFSDCAISGINGIRIEKLE
- the pgsA gene encoding CDP-diacylglycerol--glycerol-3-phosphate 3-phosphatidyltransferase, with amino-acid sequence MTTANLITITRIVLVPIFLVILLTEMQNKEIIAFALFILASVSDALDGYFARRFNQITPLGKFLDPLADKLLVAAALLALVYHQYVETWVAAIIILREILITALRFYSLVQESVFSASWLAKKKTLMQIIGISVLIIHPKMPKPNFFFWAGTIILYFAVVLTVYSAFEYVLKYARPNQE